One genomic segment of Mycolicibacterium chubuense NBB4 includes these proteins:
- a CDS encoding potassium channel family protein: MRVVVMGCGRVGASLSDSLARIGHDVAVIDRDGTAFHRLSPEFPGERVLGMGFDRDVLIRAGIEKASAFAAVSSGDNSNIISARVARETFGVQRVVARIYDAKRAAVYERLGIPTVATVPWTTDRLLNVLTRETETTKWRDPTGNVGVAELALHEDWVGRRLTELESATSGRVSFMIRFGAGLLPDARTVIQAGDQVYLAAISGHIAEALAIAALPPSEEPEA; the protein is encoded by the coding sequence GTGCGCGTAGTGGTGATGGGATGCGGCCGGGTGGGCGCATCCCTGTCGGACAGCCTGGCCAGGATCGGCCACGACGTCGCTGTGATCGACCGCGACGGCACGGCGTTTCACCGGCTCTCCCCCGAGTTCCCGGGCGAGCGGGTGCTGGGCATGGGATTCGACCGGGACGTGCTGATCCGTGCCGGCATCGAGAAGGCCTCGGCGTTCGCGGCCGTCTCGTCCGGTGACAACTCCAACATCATCTCCGCGCGGGTGGCACGGGAGACGTTCGGCGTGCAGCGCGTGGTCGCGCGAATCTACGACGCCAAGCGCGCGGCCGTCTACGAACGGCTCGGCATCCCCACCGTCGCGACGGTGCCCTGGACCACCGACCGGCTGCTGAACGTGCTCACCCGCGAAACCGAGACCACGAAGTGGCGCGACCCGACCGGCAATGTCGGCGTCGCCGAACTGGCCCTGCACGAGGACTGGGTGGGCCGCCGGCTCACCGAGCTGGAGAGTGCCACGTCGGGGCGGGTGTCGTTCATGATCCGGTTCGGCGCCGGACTGCTGCCCGACGCGAGGACGGTCATCCAGGCCGGCGACCAGGTTTACCTGGCGGCCATCTCCGGGCACATCGCCGAGGCGCTGGCGATCGCGGCGCTGCCGCCCAGCGAGGAACCGGAGGCCTGA
- a CDS encoding APC family permease: MSKLSTVTRRLVLGRPFRSDKLSHTLLPKRIALPVFASDALSSVAYAPEEIFLVLSVAGLSAYSLTPWIGLAVAGVMLIVIASYRQNVHAYPSGGGDYEVVTTNLGPTAGLTVASALLVDYVLTVAVSMSSAMSNIGSAVPFVDHHKVWFAVAAILILASLNLRGIRESGTAFAIPTYAFMIGMYIMLGWGFFQIYVLGHELRAESAGFEMHAEHKGILGFALVFLIARAFSSGSAALTGVEAISNGVPAFQKPKSRNAATTLLLLGVIAISLFMGIIMLAKATGAQIAERPHQQLIGAPPDYHQKTLVAQLADAVFHDFPIGLYLIAGVTALILVLAANTAFNGFPVLGSILAQDRYLPRQLHTRGDRLAFSNGILFLAFGAIAFIVAFQAQVTALIQLYIVGVFVSFTLSQIGMVRHWTRLLRTETDGTARARMMRSRVINTIGFLCTGTVLIIVVVTKFLVGAWIAILAMAALFFIMKLIHRHYASVSRELEFRAAETEDIVLPSRNHAIVLVSNVHLPTLRALAYARATRPDVLEAITVSVDDAETRELVHKWENTDISVPLKVIASPYREITRPVLDYVKRVSRESPRTVVTVFIPEYVVGHWWEHVLHNQSALRLKGRLLFEPNVMVTSVPWQLSSSERLRTLQPQSAPGDARKGFLD, encoded by the coding sequence GTGTCCAAGCTTTCGACCGTCACACGACGACTGGTGCTGGGCCGGCCCTTCCGCAGCGACAAGCTGTCGCACACCCTGCTGCCCAAGCGGATAGCGCTGCCGGTCTTCGCCTCCGATGCGCTGTCTTCGGTGGCCTATGCGCCGGAGGAGATCTTCCTGGTGCTGTCGGTGGCCGGTCTGTCGGCCTATTCGCTGACGCCGTGGATCGGCCTGGCGGTGGCCGGCGTCATGCTCATCGTGATCGCCAGCTACCGGCAGAACGTGCACGCCTATCCCTCCGGTGGCGGCGACTACGAAGTGGTGACCACCAACCTCGGCCCGACGGCGGGTCTCACCGTCGCGAGCGCGCTGCTGGTCGACTACGTGCTCACGGTCGCGGTGTCGATGTCCTCGGCGATGTCGAACATCGGCTCGGCGGTGCCGTTCGTCGACCACCACAAGGTGTGGTTCGCGGTCGCGGCGATCCTGATCCTGGCGTCGCTGAACCTGCGCGGCATCCGCGAATCCGGGACGGCGTTCGCGATTCCGACCTACGCGTTCATGATCGGCATGTACATCATGCTGGGGTGGGGCTTCTTCCAGATCTATGTGCTGGGACACGAATTGCGGGCCGAGTCGGCCGGTTTCGAGATGCACGCCGAGCACAAAGGCATCCTCGGTTTCGCCCTGGTGTTCCTCATCGCCCGCGCGTTCTCGTCCGGCAGCGCTGCGCTGACCGGTGTGGAAGCGATCAGCAACGGCGTCCCGGCGTTCCAGAAGCCGAAGTCGCGCAACGCCGCCACCACGCTGCTGCTGCTCGGCGTGATCGCGATCTCGCTCTTCATGGGAATCATCATGCTGGCCAAGGCGACCGGGGCGCAGATCGCCGAGCGGCCGCATCAGCAGCTCATCGGCGCGCCCCCCGACTACCACCAGAAGACGCTGGTCGCCCAGCTGGCCGACGCGGTGTTCCACGACTTCCCGATCGGGCTGTACCTGATCGCCGGGGTCACCGCGCTGATCCTGGTGCTGGCCGCCAACACCGCGTTCAACGGCTTCCCCGTCCTCGGGTCGATCCTGGCCCAGGACCGTTATCTGCCGCGTCAGTTGCACACCCGCGGCGACCGGCTGGCGTTCTCCAACGGCATCCTGTTTCTGGCCTTCGGCGCCATCGCTTTCATCGTGGCGTTCCAGGCGCAGGTGACCGCGCTGATCCAGCTCTACATCGTCGGGGTGTTCGTGTCGTTCACACTGAGCCAGATCGGCATGGTGCGGCACTGGACCCGGCTGCTGCGCACCGAGACCGACGGCACCGCACGCGCCCGGATGATGCGGTCCCGGGTGATCAACACCATCGGCTTCCTGTGCACCGGCACCGTGCTGATCATCGTCGTCGTCACCAAGTTCCTCGTCGGCGCGTGGATCGCGATCCTGGCGATGGCGGCGCTGTTCTTCATCATGAAGCTGATCCACCGGCACTACGCGTCGGTCAGCCGGGAACTCGAATTCCGCGCCGCCGAAACCGAGGACATCGTGCTGCCCAGCCGCAACCACGCGATCGTGCTGGTGTCCAATGTGCACCTGCCCACATTGCGGGCGCTGGCCTACGCGCGGGCCACCCGGCCCGACGTCCTGGAGGCCATCACGGTCAGCGTCGACGACGCCGAGACCCGCGAGCTCGTGCACAAGTGGGAGAACACCGACATCAGCGTCCCGTTGAAGGTGATCGCCTCGCCGTACCGGGAGATCACCCGCCCGGTGCTCGACTACGTCAAGCGGGTCAGCCGCGAGTCGCCGCGCACCGTGGTCACCGTCTTCATCCCCGAATACGTCGTGGGCCACTGGTGGGAGCACGTGCTGCACAACCAGAGCGCGTTGCGGCTCAAGGGCAGGTTGCTGTTCGAGCCGAACGTGATGGTCACCTCGGTGCCGTGGCAGCTGTCGTCGTCCGAGCGGTTGAGGACGCTGCAGCCGCAGTCGGCGCCGGGTGACGCGCGCAAGGGATTCCTCGATTGA
- a CDS encoding class I SAM-dependent RNA methyltransferase, translated as MSGASQAELILTTTAAANGGSCVARHDGRVVFVRYALPGETVRVRVVGDRGSYSNAEVIEVLEPAAERIASLCPIAGVDGAGCCDLAFAEPAAARRIKGAVVANQLARLGNYVWRDECDAIADPVGDGSPTGWRTRVRLDTSADGRAGFHRYHSAELVHRLDCAQLSEGMLDGVAGTRWPPDCAVHVAVDDEGERHIVLAGARGGRRTEVAEGGYEAVQHVGGRTWRVPVTAFWQAHRDAPALYSRLVTQWARLEPGMTAWDLYGGAGLFAAALALQVGDTGRVLTVDTSRGASRSARAALGDLDWVSVLTDSVRRALAGQRRRADVAVLDPPRTGAGREVVDLLAAAEVPRIVHIGCEAASFARDIGLYRKHGYAVEELRVFDSFPLTHHVECVAVLTR; from the coding sequence TTGAGCGGTGCATCGCAGGCCGAGCTGATCCTGACGACCACCGCAGCCGCCAACGGCGGCAGCTGTGTGGCGCGGCACGACGGCCGCGTGGTGTTCGTGCGGTACGCGCTGCCGGGGGAGACGGTCAGGGTGCGCGTCGTGGGCGACCGCGGGTCGTACTCCAACGCCGAGGTGATCGAGGTGCTCGAGCCGGCCGCCGAGCGGATCGCCTCGCTGTGCCCCATCGCCGGTGTCGACGGCGCGGGGTGCTGCGACCTGGCCTTCGCCGAACCCGCGGCGGCCCGGCGCATCAAGGGTGCTGTTGTGGCCAATCAGCTTGCGCGCCTTGGGAATTACGTCTGGCGTGACGAGTGCGACGCGATCGCCGACCCGGTGGGCGACGGCAGCCCGACCGGGTGGCGGACCCGGGTTCGGCTGGACACCTCGGCAGACGGCCGGGCGGGCTTTCACCGCTACCACAGTGCCGAACTGGTGCACCGGCTCGACTGTGCGCAACTGTCCGAGGGCATGCTCGACGGAGTCGCCGGCACGCGCTGGCCGCCGGACTGCGCCGTGCACGTGGCCGTCGACGACGAGGGTGAGCGGCACATCGTGCTGGCGGGCGCCCGCGGCGGCCGCAGGACCGAGGTCGCCGAGGGGGGATACGAAGCCGTCCAGCATGTCGGCGGACGGACCTGGCGGGTGCCGGTCACGGCGTTCTGGCAGGCACATCGCGACGCGCCGGCGCTGTACAGCAGGCTCGTCACGCAGTGGGCGCGGCTCGAGCCCGGCATGACGGCCTGGGATCTGTACGGCGGTGCGGGGCTTTTCGCCGCTGCGCTGGCCCTGCAGGTCGGCGACACCGGCCGGGTGCTCACCGTGGACACGTCGCGCGGCGCGTCCCGGTCGGCCCGCGCCGCGCTGGGCGACCTGGACTGGGTGTCGGTGCTGACGGACTCGGTGCGGCGCGCGCTGGCCGGTCAGCGACGGCGTGCCGACGTCGCGGTGCTGGACCCGCCGCGGACCGGGGCCGGCCGCGAGGTCGTCGATCTGCTCGCCGCCGCAGAGGTCCCGCGTATCGTGCACATCGGTTGTGAGGCGGCATCTTTCGCGCGTGACATCGGCCTGTACCGCAAGCACGGGTATGCCGTCGAAGAGCTGCGGGTGTTCGATTCGTTCCCGCTGACCCACCATGTCGAATGCGTGGCGGTGCTCACCCGATGA